One region of Astyanax mexicanus isolate ESR-SI-001 chromosome 15, AstMex3_surface, whole genome shotgun sequence genomic DNA includes:
- the lrrc18b gene encoding leucine-rich repeat-containing protein 18, giving the protein MAKGKKKSSESKGKKITLKIAKNAVKLTVDGKRRLDLSNMEIATFPKCILKLCDVEELDLSRNFLKDIPESIDRFVNMRWLDLHSNNLEKLPEALGRLQGLHSLNVCNNRLTTHGIPHELGLLRGLRSLNLGMNRIEIVPSSIGALKELRQLRLFNNLLTRMPPWLHSLPNLQTLNIKCNPITPDSPPPLDLNERAECLCVVSEDSLCEECLLKHKEKKGRIDHWINEAPVTRKIIPVRLITPNSVAQQDPAVHR; this is encoded by the coding sequence ATGGCGAAGGGTAAAAAGAAGTCAAGTGAGTCAAAAGGGAAGAAGATCACCCTGAAGATAGCCAAGAATGCGGTAAAGCTCACCGTTGATGGGAAGCGGCGCCTGGACCTCAGCAATATGGAGATCGCCACTTTCCCCAAGTGCATCCTGAAGCTGTGTGATGTGGAAGAGCTGGACCTGAGCCGGAACTTTCTGAAGGACATCCCGGAGAGCATCGATCGATTCGTCAACATGCGATGGCTGGACCTGCACAGCAACAATCTGGAGAAGCTGCCTGAGGCCCTGGGGCGCCTGCAGGGGCTCCACAGCCTCAACGTGTGCAACAACCGGCTGACCACCCACGGCATCCCTCACGAGCTCGGGCTTCTGAGGGGCCTGAGGAGCCTGAACCTCGGCATGAACCGCATAGAGATCGTGCCGTCTTCCATCGGCGCCCTCAAGGAGCTGCGCCAGCTGCGTCTCTTCAACAACCTGCTGACCCGCATGCCACCGTGGCTCCACAGCCTGCCCAACCTGCAGACCCTCAACATCAAGTGCAACCCAATAACTCCAGACAGTCCCCCTCCACTGGACCTCAATGAAAGGGCAGAATGCCTGTGTGTGGTCAGTGAGGACTCCCTGTGTGAGGAGTGCCTCCTGAAGCATAAGGAGAAAAAGGGCAGGATAGACCACTGGATCAATGAGGCTCCAGTCACTCGGAAAATCATCCCCGTTAGGTTGATTACACCCAATTCTGTGGCACAGCAGGATCCTGCAGTGCACCGATGA